The Prosthecobacter sp. SYSU 5D2 nucleotide sequence GGATTGGTGGAGGTGCGGGAGAAAATACGGGTGACGGAAGTGGGGCTCAGGTCTTCATGGGCGGTGTTGTGATCTCCGGCCATGACGACTGTGTGCGGGATATCACGGATGTAGGACAAGATCTCCGCCATCTGGGCCTCACGGTCACGCGGGCGGGCTTTGATCTCCAGATGGTTGTTGATGATGGTCAGGGTGTTCCCTGGCAGCCCAGGCACCTCCAGATCCACGCGGAAAAAGATGCGGCCACCGACTTTCATCTCCCGCATGATCTGGTTTTCAAAAACGAATTCGGTAGCGAGACGGCGGGCATCTTCTGCCAGGGCAGTGCTGGCCTTTTCGCCTGCATGCCAGTCGTATGGCTGCGCTCTGAGTTGGAAGCATTGGGCCTGTTTGATCGGATAACGGGACAGCACAGCCAGACCAAACACGCCTTTGTATCGAGCCTGATCCGGCTGGTGACGGACCTTGCCACCGCGACCATCGGAAATGTCCTCCAGGCCAAGCAGAACAGGATCAATCTCCAGTTGCTGGGGGGCATAGACATAATTCATACCGAGCGCCTGGGCCAGGTCCCGGGTCACATCCCGATAGCCTGAACGGCTGATGCCGATGTCCATTTCTTGAAGAATGAGCACATCCGCCGAAGCCAGACGATCTCGCTCGCGCATGAGCTCGTCATAGGCAGCACTGCCCTTGGGAGATGCATTGAGATTTATCAAAGACTCAAAGCCGGCCTGGGAAGAAAGGGCCTGGGTCACCTCCCGCATGCGGAGAGATTTTTCCACATTCCAGGTGGCCACGCGCAGGAAGTCTCCCTGTTGGGGATTTTGCAACCGGGAGGGCCTTTTCCCCTGATAATAGGCTTCATTGGAAATGATGGGCCGGTTCAGCAGCCGGGCGACTTTGGACTCCAGTTCGCCGCCAGGCTGGGGAGTGGTGACCAGTGTTTTTAATTCTTCAAACGAGAGGAAATCCGTGCCCTGGTAACGAGGGAAGGAGCTTTGGGAAAACCGGGTGACGGGATCGGAACGGGAGACCGCCAGGGTCTGCTGGATGTTCTTTTTGGGGTGCGTGCCACAGGCGGCCAGGAGGCATGCCGCCGCCATCAGCAGGGTGTGGTAAACGGCAAAATTCGACACGGGGTACATCACATTTAAAATTCACCACCGAGCGCCAAATGCAAATCCGCGCGGTTGCGCAGGCGCTGCGCCTGGACGCCGAT carries:
- a CDS encoding endonuclease/exonuclease/phosphatase family protein yields the protein MSNFAVYHTLLMAAACLLAACGTHPKKNIQQTLAVSRSDPVTRFSQSSFPRYQGTDFLSFEELKTLVTTPQPGGELESKVARLLNRPIISNEAYYQGKRPSRLQNPQQGDFLRVATWNVEKSLRMREVTQALSSQAGFESLINLNASPKGSAAYDELMRERDRLASADVLILQEMDIGISRSGYRDVTRDLAQALGMNYVYAPQQLEIDPVLLGLEDISDGRGGKVRHQPDQARYKGVFGLAVLSRYPIKQAQCFQLRAQPYDWHAGEKASTALAEDARRLATEFVFENQIMREMKVGGRIFFRVDLEVPGLPGNTLTIINNHLEIKARPRDREAQMAEILSYIRDIPHTVVMAGDHNTAHEDLSPTSVTRIFSRTSTNPETWLGVSMNLLMAAPIALNSGRVLLNTAKNFHSPMALHIPVILPNKTRGLFNRVEEFRFADGGRFDLRGDKERSINRSNAKLANSNEKAIKGQTPTFSVQRPIGPIGRSRLDWMFVKAPPSAQTEGSGYRLAPHFGETLTGIVQGLTVRLSDHSPCVLDIPITEPPGI